From the Lathyrus oleraceus cultivar Zhongwan6 chromosome 4, CAAS_Psat_ZW6_1.0, whole genome shotgun sequence genome, one window contains:
- the LOC127074090 gene encoding dehydration-responsive element-binding protein 1E: MKSSLDESSYGDISDYSYYPPPSLSETSCYEEILLASEQPKRRAGRRKFKETRHPVYRGVRRRNNNKWVCEVRVPNDKSTRIWLGTYPSPEMAARAHDVAALALRGKSACVNFADSVWRLPLPVSTNVKEIRKMAAEAALAFAVEESNEQLMVTSDSDVCNSDINSIGVMGDDNKSLKELYVDVPGVSIFEGQEVLHDWFQSMADEPLRSPTNPFIICGRDHWNNIDIDQVEVPLWSFSI, from the coding sequence ATGAAATCATCACTAGATGAGTCTAGCTACGGAGACATATCAGACTACTCCTACTACCCACCGCCATCATTATCGGAAACAAGTTGCTACGAAGAAATATTGTTAGCGTCGGAGCAACCAAAGAGGCGGGCTGGGAGACGAAAATTCAAGGAGACAAGACATCCAGTATACAGAGGAGTACGAAGGAGGAACAACAATAAGTGGGTTTGTGAGGTGCGTGTTCCGAACGACAAGTCCACGAGGATCTGGTTAGGAACATATCCATCGCCTGAGATGGCGGCACGTGCACACGACGTTGCTGCGTTGGCTCTCCGTGGCAAATCAGCTTGTGTCAACTTTGCTGACTCGGTTTGGCGGTTGCCGTTGCCGGTGTCGACTAACGTGAAGGAGATTAGGAAAATGGCGGCGGAGGCTGCTTTAGCATTTGCGGTTGAGGAGAGTAATGAACAACTGATGGTAACTAGTGATTCTGATGTTTGCAACAGCGATATTAATAGCATTGGTGTTATGGGAGATGATAATAAAAGTTTGAAGGAATTGTATGTAGATGTTCCAGGTGTATCCATATTTGAGGGGCAGGAAGTATTGCATGACTGGTTCCAGAGTATGGCAGATGAGCCTTTACGATCTCCTACGAATCCATTTATTATATGTGGTAGGGATCATTGGAATAACATTGATATTGATCAGGTTGAGGTGCCTTTGTGGAGCTTTAGCATCTAA